ATATAAGGATGGACGGCAAAGAAGTATTTAAACATGCCGTCATTAGCATGTTAAAAGCAACAAATAAGGCGCTCGATATGTGCAATAAAAAAATTGAAGACATTGCTCTTCTAATACCTCATCAGGCTAATATGCGCATTATTGAAGCTCTTGGCGAAAGATTGAAACTTCCGAGAGAAAAAATATTCGTAAATCTCCATAAGTACGGTAATTTGTCTGCGGCAACTACGATTGTTGCTCTTGATGAAGCCAGGAAACAGGGGTTGGTAAAAGAAGGAGACTTAGTAGAACTTGTTGCATTTGGCTCAGGTTTAACCTGGGGAGCAGGCGTAGTAAGGCTATAAGGACCCTATATTAAGGAAGAACGATGAGAAAATCAGCATTTATTTTCCCGGGGCAGGGTGCGCAATCAGTCGGGATGGGAAAAAACATTTATGATTCTTTTCCTGAAGCAAGGGATATTTTTGATAAATCAAACGATATTTTAGGTTATGATATTAAAAAAATAATTTTCGAAGGCCCTGAAGAAAAACTGAAGGAGACAATTATTACACAACCTGCAGTATTTCTGACATCCGTCATCTGCTACGAAGCCTTTATCAAATCTTATCCATCAGCTGTTACTGATTGTATCTATGTCGCAGGACATAGTTTGGGAGAATATTCTGCGCTCTACGCGGCAAAAGTTTTTGATTTAACTACAGGCCTCAGCCTGGTTAAAAAAAGAGCTGAATTTATTCAACAAGCCTGCCAAAACAGCCAGGGAACCATGGCTGCTGTTATCGGCGTTGATGAAACAAAACTTGCCGAACTCTGTAAAGAAGCATCCAATTCCCAGTATTTTGTCCAAATGGCAAATTTTAACACTTCAAATCAAATAGTAGTATCAGGAAATAAGGAAGCAATATTAAAGCTTACAGAATTAATTAATACTCCAGCAGGGGGCAATGCGTCAATAAAGGTCATTGGGTTAAATGTAAGCGGCGCTTTCCATTCCTCTTTGATGAAGGATGCGGCTGTTTCAATGAAATATGAACTTGATAAAGTTACGTTAAACGACCCGACAATTCCTGTGGTTGCAAATTATGACGCTGAAATTACAAAATCAGCAGCTGAAATAAAAACAAAACTTGTTAAACAAATAGATAACCCTGTTTTGTGGCTTAAATCCATTGAAAAAATGACCGCTTCCGGAGCAGATACATTTATTGAAATAGGGCCCGGAAAAACATTGTCCGGCATGGTAAAAAAAATAAACAGATCAATAAAAACCTTAAATATTGAGGATAAAGCAAACCTCGATAAAACTATTTCAGAATTGGCACAATAAGGAATGAAAGAGGAATATACACCCCGTATGCTTCTTAGCGCATGGAACGGGGTGTGAGGGAGGAAACATGTGTGAAAAAAAATTATCAGGCAAAGTTGCATTAATAACAGGCTCGGCGCAAGGAATAGGGAAAGCAATAGCGATTGCACTGGCCGCGCGGGGAGCTGACGTAGTTATATCAGACATCGATGAGACTCTTACTAAAACTACCTCCGAAGAAATCTCCAAAACTTACGGCGTTAGAACACTGGCTGCAAAAGCAGATGTCTCTAATTCTACCGATGTAGAAAATTTAATAAAATTAACTATTGACAAATTTTCAAAAATTGATATATTAGTAAACAATGCAGGCATCACGCGTGACAACCTTATCATAAGAATGTCGGAACAAGAATGGGACAGCGTGATAAATATAAACCTCAAAGGCGTATTTAACTGCACTAAGTCCGTTAGCAAAGTAATGATGAAACAAAGAAACGGAAAGATCGTGAACATCGCTTCAGTAGTAGGCTTGATGGGAAATGCCGGACAAATTAATTATTCTGCTTCAAAAGGCGGGGTAATAGCGATGACGAAAACCTGCGCCAGAGAACTCGCTTCAAGAAATATAAATGTGAACGCTGTTGCTCCGGGATTTATCAAAACCAGAATGACGGAAGCTCTTTCAGAAGAACAAAGAAAGAAACTTACAGATATTATTCCGTTATCAAGGCTTGGTGAACCGGAAGATGTTGCAAAAGCCGTCGTGTTTTTATGCAACGACGATTCAAACTACATAACGGGCCACATAATTTCGGTTAACGGCGGAATGTACATGTAGAAACTACATGTAAAAACCAGCGTAAACTACGCTAGGGGAAAAAGAAATAGGGGGAAAAAGAAATGTCAGTTGAACTTGAAGCAAAAGTGAAGGAAATCATCGTAGAAAGGCTTGGAGTGGACCCTCAGGAAGTTACGACAAACGCGCACTTCGTTAACGATTTAGGAGCGGACTCACTTGACACAGTCGAGTTAGTCATGGCTTTCGAAGAGCAGTTCGGTTTGGAAATTCCGGACGATGAAGCTGAAAAAATTCAGACCGTCGGCCAGGCTATTGAATACATTAAATCACACCAAAAAAAATAAATAGTCGTGATGGGAATAAAATGAAAAAACGTGTTGTAATAACTGGTTTAGGGGTTGTGTCTCCTATTGGTATTGGCATAAAAGAAGTCACTACAGCCTTAATGGAAGGCAAGTCCGGCGCCAATACTCTCACAAAGTTCGACACTAACGGCTTTACCACACAATTTGCCTGTGAAGTAAAGAATTTTGTGGCAGAGAATTATTTTGACAAAAAGAAAGCAAGAAGAATGGATATGTTCGTTCAATTTGCAGTTGCTGCCGCAAAAATGGCCGTCGAAGATTCAAAACTTGATGTATCAAAAGAAAACCCTGATAGAATTGGGGTCATAATAGGGTCAGGCATAGGCGGTTTGAGCACTATTGAAGCAGAGGTTAAGGTATTATCGGAAAAAGGGCCAAGAAGGGTCAGCCCTTTCCTTATCCCGATGCAGATAATAAATATGGCCTCAGGCGAGATTGCTATAGAGCAGGGATTTACCGGCCCAAATTACGGCGTAGTAAGCGCCTGTGCAAGCGCAAACAATGCCATGGGAGATGCTTTAAGGCTGATCAGGTACGGTGATGCGGATGTAATAATCACCGGCGGCACCGAATCGGCGATTACTCAACTAGGCCTGGCGGGGTTTTGCAGCGCGAGGGCTCTTTCTCAAAGAAACGACGATCCAACAAAAGCCTCAAGGCCCTTTGATAAAAACAGAGATGGTTTTGTCATGGGTGAAGGCTCAGGTATGATCGTTCTTGAAACATTGGAACATGCTCAGGCACGCGGTGCAAAAATTTACGCTGAATTTATCGGGTACGGAGCTACTGACGATGCATTTCACATGACAGCCCCGCATCCGGATGCAAAATTTGCTATTAAAGCTATGCAGAGGGCCATCGAAGACAGCGGAATTTCGCCAGATGACATTGATTACATAAACGCACATGGCACTTCAACTGATTTGAATGATAAAATTGAAACCATGGCTATAAAAAATGTTTTTGGTGAAAGGGCATACAAAATACCGATTTCTTCCACAAAATCAATGACCGGCCATTTACTAGGAGCTGCCGGCGCTATGGAGCTCATTGCAATACTCATTTGCATGGAAAATGGGTTTATTCACCCGACAATAAATTACGAAACACCTGACCCCGAATGTGACCTTGATTACGTGCCGAACACACTAAGAAAAGCTCAGATAAATTGTGCTTTGTCGAATTCTCTAGGTTTCGGCGGACACAATGCAGTGATTATTGTAAAGCGCTTTAAATAGATAGTTTAAGTAAAATGACAAAACTTGAAAATTTAATTGGGATAGAGTTTCAAAACAAGAAACTCCTTGATGAAGCAATAACACATAAATCTTATGCAATAGAAACAAATAAGGATTATTGGAATGAAAGGCTTGAGTTTTTAGGCGACAGTGTTTTATCGTGTGTAATAGCTGATTACCTTTTCACTATATATCCGGGTTCCGCAGAAGGACATCTCTCAAGAATCAAATCACAATTTGTTTCCCGGCAAATGCTTACTATGTGGGCAAAAGAGCTGAATCTCGGCGAATTTATCCTGCTTAGCAAGGGAGAAGAAACGACGGGCGGCAGGGAACGGGAAAGTATTCTTTCAAATGCACTGGAATCTCTGTTAGGAGCTATTTATCTTGAAAAAGGCTTCAAAACTGCAAAAAAGTTTATAACTGCATACTTTTCTGAGAAAAAGCTTACTGCTGATTTTGATTTAAAATCAAAACTTCAGGAAATAATTCAGGCAAAATACAAGATTCTACCTGTCTATACAGTCATTAAAGAATCAGGGCCGGAACATGAAAAATGTTTTGAGATAGAAGTAAGCGTAAAAAAGAAAGTTCTGGGAATGGGTAAAGGGAAAAGTAAAAAGGAAGCTGAGCAGCAGGCAGCAAAACAGGCATTGAGTTTTCTTTCAAATCGGAGGGCATGCTAATGGATTATTTTTTAAGTGAAGAACAGCAAATGATGGTTGACCTGGCAAAGAAATTCGCGATCGAGAAAATAAAACCTGTCCGCGAAGAATACGATGAGAAAGAAGAATTTCCCTGGCAGGTAATTCAAGAATTTGCAAAAACAGACCTGGCTGGAGTATATATACCTCAGGAATACGGCGGAATGGGCCTGGGAGTTTTTGACCTTTGCATTATTGTAGAAGAATTATCAAAAGTAGACGGCTCCATATCACTTTCTTTGGCAGCAACAGCTTTGGGAACATTTCCAATATTACTGTTTGGAAATGAAGCGCAGAAG
The sequence above is drawn from the Elusimicrobiota bacterium genome and encodes:
- the fabD gene encoding ACP S-malonyltransferase; its protein translation is MRKSAFIFPGQGAQSVGMGKNIYDSFPEARDIFDKSNDILGYDIKKIIFEGPEEKLKETIITQPAVFLTSVICYEAFIKSYPSAVTDCIYVAGHSLGEYSALYAAKVFDLTTGLSLVKKRAEFIQQACQNSQGTMAAVIGVDETKLAELCKEASNSQYFVQMANFNTSNQIVVSGNKEAILKLTELINTPAGGNASIKVIGLNVSGAFHSSLMKDAAVSMKYELDKVTLNDPTIPVVANYDAEITKSAAEIKTKLVKQIDNPVLWLKSIEKMTASGADTFIEIGPGKTLSGMVKKINRSIKTLNIEDKANLDKTISELAQ
- the fabG gene encoding 3-oxoacyl-[acyl-carrier-protein] reductase, whose protein sequence is MCEKKLSGKVALITGSAQGIGKAIAIALAARGADVVISDIDETLTKTTSEEISKTYGVRTLAAKADVSNSTDVENLIKLTIDKFSKIDILVNNAGITRDNLIIRMSEQEWDSVININLKGVFNCTKSVSKVMMKQRNGKIVNIASVVGLMGNAGQINYSASKGGVIAMTKTCARELASRNINVNAVAPGFIKTRMTEALSEEQRKKLTDIIPLSRLGEPEDVAKAVVFLCNDDSNYITGHIISVNGGMYM
- a CDS encoding acyl carrier protein, which encodes MSVELEAKVKEIIVERLGVDPQEVTTNAHFVNDLGADSLDTVELVMAFEEQFGLEIPDDEAEKIQTVGQAIEYIKSHQKK
- the fabF gene encoding beta-ketoacyl-ACP synthase II; translation: MKKRVVITGLGVVSPIGIGIKEVTTALMEGKSGANTLTKFDTNGFTTQFACEVKNFVAENYFDKKKARRMDMFVQFAVAAAKMAVEDSKLDVSKENPDRIGVIIGSGIGGLSTIEAEVKVLSEKGPRRVSPFLIPMQIINMASGEIAIEQGFTGPNYGVVSACASANNAMGDALRLIRYGDADVIITGGTESAITQLGLAGFCSARALSQRNDDPTKASRPFDKNRDGFVMGEGSGMIVLETLEHAQARGAKIYAEFIGYGATDDAFHMTAPHPDAKFAIKAMQRAIEDSGISPDDIDYINAHGTSTDLNDKIETMAIKNVFGERAYKIPISSTKSMTGHLLGAAGAMELIAILICMENGFIHPTINYETPDPECDLDYVPNTLRKAQINCALSNSLGFGGHNAVIIVKRFK
- the rnc gene encoding ribonuclease III, whose product is MTKLENLIGIEFQNKKLLDEAITHKSYAIETNKDYWNERLEFLGDSVLSCVIADYLFTIYPGSAEGHLSRIKSQFVSRQMLTMWAKELNLGEFILLSKGEETTGGRERESILSNALESLLGAIYLEKGFKTAKKFITAYFSEKKLTADFDLKSKLQEIIQAKYKILPVYTVIKESGPEHEKCFEIEVSVKKKVLGMGKGKSKKEAEQQAAKQALSFLSNRRAC